A genomic segment from Comamonas terrigena NBRC 13299 encodes:
- the scpA gene encoding methylmalonyl-CoA mutase, which yields MSHDSQAAQGAAQPDDFTQSSLKDWAKAAAKAAPGGDVEALNWVTPDGITVKPLYTAEDTAALPYTNTLPGFEPYIRGPQATMYAGRPWTIRQYAGFSTAEESNAFYRKALAAGGQGVSVAFDLATHRGYDSDHPRVTGDVGKAGVAIDSVEDMKVLFDQIPLDKVSVSMTMNGAVLPVLAGYVVAAEEQGVSQDQLAGTIQNDILKEFMVRNTYIYPPKPSMKIIGDIIEYTSQNMPKFNSISISGYHMQEAGANQALEMAFTLADGKEYVKTAIAKGMDVDAFAGRLSFFWAVGMNFYLEVAKMRAARLLWCRIMKGFDAKNPKSLMLRTHSQTSGWSLTEQDPYNNVVRTTIEAMAAVFGGTQSLHTNALDEAIALPTEFSARIARNTQLIIQEETHITNVIDPWAGSYMMEKLTQEMADKAWAIIEEVDAMGGMTAAVDSGWAKLKIEAAAAEKQARIDSGKEVIVGVNKYKLAKEDPVDILEVDNVKVRDSQIASLKNIKAKRDQQAVDAALAALTAAADTGHGNLLDLSIKAVRLRATVGEISDALEKSFGRHRADTQKVTGVYAAAYDSAEGWDKLKEEINTASGALGRRPRVMIAKLGQDGHDRGAKVVATAFADLGFDVDMGPLFQTPEECARQAIENDVHAVGVSTLAAGHKTLVPAIIAELKKQGADDIIVFVGGVIPAQDYDYLFNAGVKGVYGPGTPIPASAKHVLEQIKQAHNL from the coding sequence ATGAGCCACGATTCCCAAGCCGCGCAGGGCGCAGCCCAGCCTGACGATTTCACCCAATCCAGCCTGAAAGACTGGGCCAAGGCCGCTGCCAAGGCGGCTCCTGGCGGCGATGTGGAAGCCCTGAACTGGGTGACGCCGGATGGCATCACGGTCAAGCCCTTGTATACGGCCGAGGACACGGCGGCCTTGCCCTATACCAATACGCTGCCGGGTTTCGAGCCCTATATCCGCGGCCCCCAGGCCACCATGTATGCCGGCCGCCCCTGGACGATCCGCCAGTACGCAGGCTTTTCTACCGCCGAAGAGTCCAACGCCTTCTACCGCAAGGCACTGGCAGCCGGTGGTCAAGGCGTGTCGGTGGCTTTCGATCTGGCCACGCACCGCGGCTACGACTCCGACCATCCCCGCGTGACCGGAGATGTGGGCAAGGCCGGGGTGGCGATTGATTCGGTCGAGGACATGAAGGTGCTGTTCGACCAGATCCCCCTGGACAAGGTGTCCGTCTCCATGACCATGAACGGTGCCGTGCTGCCGGTGCTGGCCGGCTACGTGGTGGCGGCAGAAGAGCAGGGCGTGAGCCAGGACCAGCTGGCCGGAACGATTCAGAACGACATTCTGAAAGAGTTCATGGTGCGCAACACCTATATCTACCCGCCCAAGCCTTCGATGAAGATCATCGGCGACATCATCGAGTACACGAGCCAGAACATGCCCAAGTTCAACTCGATCTCGATTTCGGGTTACCACATGCAGGAAGCCGGCGCCAACCAGGCGCTGGAGATGGCCTTCACGCTGGCAGACGGCAAGGAATATGTGAAAACAGCCATTGCCAAGGGCATGGACGTGGATGCGTTTGCTGGTCGCCTGTCCTTCTTCTGGGCCGTGGGCATGAACTTCTACCTGGAAGTAGCCAAGATGCGTGCCGCGCGCCTGCTGTGGTGCCGCATCATGAAGGGCTTCGATGCCAAGAATCCCAAGAGCCTGATGCTGCGCACACACAGCCAGACCTCGGGCTGGTCGCTGACGGAGCAGGACCCCTACAACAACGTGGTGCGCACCACGATCGAAGCCATGGCCGCCGTGTTTGGTGGCACCCAGTCCCTGCACACCAATGCACTGGACGAGGCGATTGCCTTGCCCACGGAATTTTCTGCCCGCATTGCCCGCAACACCCAGCTGATCATCCAGGAAGAAACCCACATCACCAATGTGATCGACCCCTGGGCGGGTTCTTACATGATGGAAAAGCTGACCCAGGAAATGGCTGACAAGGCCTGGGCCATCATCGAGGAAGTGGACGCCATGGGCGGCATGACGGCCGCCGTGGATTCCGGTTGGGCCAAGCTCAAGATCGAAGCCGCGGCAGCCGAAAAACAGGCCCGCATCGACTCCGGCAAGGAAGTCATTGTCGGCGTCAACAAGTACAAGCTGGCCAAGGAAGATCCGGTCGACATTCTGGAAGTGGACAACGTCAAGGTGCGTGACAGCCAGATTGCCAGCCTGAAGAACATCAAGGCCAAACGCGACCAGCAGGCGGTGGATGCGGCCCTGGCCGCGCTCACGGCAGCAGCAGACACCGGCCACGGCAATCTGCTGGACCTGTCCATCAAGGCCGTGCGCCTGCGCGCCACGGTGGGTGAAATCTCCGACGCGCTGGAAAAGTCCTTTGGCCGCCACCGCGCCGATACGCAAAAGGTGACCGGTGTGTACGCTGCCGCTTACGACTCGGCCGAAGGCTGGGACAAGCTCAAGGAAGAGATCAACACCGCTTCCGGCGCCCTGGGCCGCCGTCCCCGCGTGATGATCGCCAAGCTGGGCCAGGACGGCCATGACCGTGGGGCCAAGGTGGTGGCCACCGCCTTTGCCGACCTGGGCTTTGACGTGGACATGGGTCCGCTGTTCCAGACGCCCGAAGAGTGTGCCCGCCAGGCCATCGAAAACGATGTGCACGCCGTGGGTGTGTCCACGCTGGCAGCCGGCCACAAGACCCTGGTGCCGGCCATCATTGCCGAATTGAAAAAGCAGGGCGCGGACGACATCATCGTCTTCGTCGGCGGGGTGATCCCGGCCCAGGACTACGACTACCTGTTCAACGCCGGCGTCAAGGGGGTGTATGGCCCCGGCACGCCAATCCCTGCCAGCGCCAAGCATGTGCTGGAGCAGATCAAGCAGGCCCACAACCTGTAA
- the meaB gene encoding methylmalonyl Co-A mutase-associated GTPase MeaB has translation MQDGILRGNPAVRRRAMAKAITLLESSRPDHREQADGLLTALLPHTGKAFRLGISGVPGVGKSTFIEALGLYLIGQGLKVAVLAIDPSSTVSGGSILGDKTRMEQLSMRLEAYIRPSPSSGTLGGVAEKTREAMLVCEAAGYDVVIVETVGVGQSEIAVHGMTDMFCVLQLPNAGDDLQAIKKGVMELADLVVINKADIDPNAATRAQAQITSSLRLLGMHGNPDHASTGALWQPRVLQISALLGQGVEGFWAAVSSFQDLQTRNGRLAQRREKQSLAWMWERIDFGLKQAFRQHPQVQALLPALQADVAAGRIAASTAARHLLSAQSSSA, from the coding sequence ATGCAAGACGGCATTCTGCGCGGCAATCCTGCCGTGCGGCGCCGCGCCATGGCCAAGGCCATCACCTTGCTGGAATCCTCGCGCCCCGACCACCGGGAGCAGGCCGATGGCTTGCTTACGGCCCTGCTGCCGCACACCGGCAAGGCATTCCGCCTGGGCATCAGCGGTGTGCCCGGCGTGGGCAAGTCCACCTTCATCGAAGCCCTGGGCCTGTACCTGATCGGGCAGGGGCTGAAGGTGGCGGTGCTGGCCATCGACCCGTCGTCCACCGTCTCCGGTGGCTCCATCCTGGGGGACAAGACCCGCATGGAGCAGCTGTCGATGCGGCTGGAAGCCTATATCCGTCCCAGCCCGTCCAGCGGCACCCTGGGGGGGGTGGCAGAGAAGACCCGCGAAGCCATGCTGGTCTGCGAGGCCGCAGGCTACGACGTGGTGATCGTCGAAACCGTGGGCGTGGGCCAGAGCGAGATTGCCGTACACGGCATGACCGACATGTTCTGCGTGCTGCAGCTACCCAATGCGGGCGACGATCTGCAGGCGATCAAGAAAGGCGTGATGGAGCTGGCGGACCTGGTGGTCATCAACAAGGCTGATATCGACCCCAACGCCGCAACGCGGGCGCAGGCACAGATCACATCCAGCCTGCGGCTGCTGGGCATGCATGGCAATCCCGACCACGCCAGCACCGGCGCACTGTGGCAGCCGCGGGTGCTGCAGATCAGCGCCTTGCTGGGGCAGGGGGTGGAAGGCTTCTGGGCAGCGGTTTCCAGCTTCCAGGACCTGCAGACCCGCAACGGTCGTCTGGCACAGCGCCGCGAAAAGCAGTCGCTGGCCTGGATGTGGGAGCGCATCGACTTTGGCCTCAAGCAGGCTTTTCGCCAACACCCGCAGGTGCAGGCACTGCTTCCTGCCCTGCAGGCCGATGTGGCCGCGGGGCGCATTGCGGCCAGCACGGCAGCAAGACATCTGCTGTCTGCGCAATCCAGTAGTGCGTAG